The Chitinophaga niabensis genomic interval TGGTGCACAGGATCAGAAAACAATACTTTTTCATAATAATGAGGTTTGATTCCGGGATTATGATGCAGGGAAGGGTAGGTATTCCATAAACTTTATCTTTGCAAAAATTTTAAGCATGGTTTATAACGTTATCGGGTTAATGTCAGGCAGTTCGCTGGACGGGTTGGATATAGCATTTGTGGAATTGAGCGAGGTACGCGGCCAATGGTCGTATACTATCCATGTGGCAGAATGCCTGGCTTACAGTCCCCAATGGTTGGCAGACCTGAAAGGGGCGGTAACGTTAAATGCCCGGGATTATCAACTGCTGCACAGCGCCTATGGCCATTATACCGGCCAGCAGGTAAAAGATTTCATCCAAAGGAACAACCTGGAGCACAGGGTGCATTTTATAGCCTCTCATGGGCACACCACTTTTCATATGCCGGAACAACGCATGACGGCCCAGTTGGGAGACGGGGCAGCTATTGCAGCAGTGACCGGTTTGCCGGTGATCAGTGATCTCAGGGCTATGGACGTAGCTTTGGGAGGCCAGGGTGCTCCCATTGTACCGATGGGCGAAAAATTATTATTCCCCGGATACGATTATTGGCTTAACCTCGGAGGCATTGCCAATCTCTCTGCAAAAAATGGCGAAACATTCCATGCCTTTGATGTATGCCCCGCCAACCGGGTACTGGATGCACTGGCTGCTGCATTGGGTAAAACATATGATGAGAACGGAACACTTGCATCCGGCGGAGTAATA includes:
- a CDS encoding anhydro-N-acetylmuramic acid kinase: MVYNVIGLMSGSSLDGLDIAFVELSEVRGQWSYTIHVAECLAYSPQWLADLKGAVTLNARDYQLLHSAYGHYTGQQVKDFIQRNNLEHRVHFIASHGHTTFHMPEQRMTAQLGDGAAIAAVTGLPVISDLRAMDVALGGQGAPIVPMGEKLLFPGYDYWLNLGGIANLSAKNGETFHAFDVCPANRVLDALAAALGKTYDENGTLASGGVIDKSLLDALNSQPYYSQAFPKSLANDFGTDVLLPLIHKHTLSVQGKLRTYVAHIATQIRQSLEAVSREGTNDKKLLVTGGGAFNQFLINCIREELTPLGVSVMVPDAQTAAFKEALVMALIGALRWQQKTNVLSSVTGAARDSVNGTLWLGEG